A genomic region of Cryptococcus neoformans var. grubii H99 chromosome 13, complete sequence contains the following coding sequences:
- a CDS encoding high-affinity nicotinic acid transporter, with translation MSNTPTDEEGHLKYDEKITVADVGEEPTIEDIDYSEEKRILRKIDWNLIPVFGALYMMSFLDRSNIGNANLTTFSTDLGLVNNQFGAATSVVYATYVVFEPFWTVLLKIIKPRYLLTATTLCWASITIGSAFIKNYDQLLAVRILLGAFEAGMIPCTTLYLTMTYNRDEYVSRQTVVFVFSAISSAFGGLLAFGLSHIKGNLAGWQWLFLVEGIISMCLVPITWFQIPNEVTEARWLKPHEKETLIARRQRNKMTYDDNEEFSWGAIISVLKDYRLYISAISHFGIDSTLYSLTTFVPSLLAGLGFTSTTDAQLLTVPVYAVGALAFIFCGRMSDKTKLRGPFIAGSLFFGVIGYIMLAVAPQVGVRYAAVFIAAIALYTSTSLNVLWAADNFSGHYRRAFAMGFIQLVGNSAGACIGFIFTSQSAPRYLKGIYYDIGVTIMSICFTCILMFIAWIRNKKKREAISAGASNQPELGDANPYYMYFL, from the exons ATGTCCAATACACCAACAGACGAAGAAGGGCACCTCAAGTACGATGAAAAGATCACGGTGGCCGATGTTGGGGAGGAGCCAACCATTGAGGATATTGATTAttcagaggagaagaggatctTGAGAAAGATTGACTGGAACCTAATCCCCGTGTTCGGT GCCTTATACATGATGTCTTTCCTTG ACCGGTCAAACATTGGTAACGCC AATTTGACAACTTTCTCTACCGACCTTGGTCTCGTCAACAACCAATTTGGTGCAGCGACATCAGTAGTTTATGCTACCTATGTCGTCTTTGAACCTTTTT GGACCGTTTTGTTGAAGATTATTAAGCCTCGCTATTTGT TGACTGCCACTACCCTATGCTGGGCCTCCATCACCATCGGTAGTGCCTTCATTAAAAACTATGACCAGTTACTGGCCGTCCGAATCCTTTTGGGTGCTTTTGAAGCCGGTATGATCCCCTGTACCACTCTTTACTTAACCATGACGTACAACCGAGACGAATACGTTTCTCGACAAACGGTTGTATTCGTCTTTTCCGCCATCTCCAGTGCTTTTGGGGGTCTATTGGCCTTTGGCCTGTCTCATATCAAGGGTAACTTGGCTGGTTGGCAATGGCT TTTCCTTGTTGAAGGTATCATCTCCATGTGTCTCGTTCCTATCACTTGGTTCCAAATCCCCAACGAAGTCACCGAAGCACGATGGCTCAAACCTCACGAAAAAGAGACTTTAATTGCTCGAAGGCAGCGCAACAAGATGACCTACGACGACAACGAAGAGTTTTCATGGGGTGCTATCATCTCTGTTCTCAAAGATTACCGACTCTATATTAG TGCCATCAGCCATTTTGGTATCGACAGCACTCTCTACTCTCTTA CGACATTTGTCCCCAGTCTCTTGGCTGGTCTTGGTTTCACCTCTACCACCGACGCTCAGCTCCTTACTGTTCCTGTATACGCCGTAGGGGCTCTcgctttcatcttctgtgGCCGCATGTCAGATAAAACCAAACTTCGGGGACCTTTTATCGCTGGCTCATTGTTCTTTGGTGTTATTGGCTACATCATGCTTGCTGTTGCACCTCAAGTTGGAGTTAGGTATGCTGCAGTGTTCATTGCGGCCATCGCTCTGTACACGTCGACATCCTTGAACGTCTT GTGGGCGGCCGATAACTTCTCTGGGCATTACCGAAGAGCCTTTGCCATGGGGTTCATTCAGCTTGTCGGTA ACTCGGCTGGAGCTTGTATCGgtttcatcttcacttcTCAGTCCGCTCCTCGGTACTTGAAAGGTATTTATTATGATATTGGCGTGACCATCATGTCAATCTGTTTCACTTGCATTCTT ATGTTCATTGCTTGGATTCgcaacaagaagaaaagagaggcTATCTCTGCCGGTGCGTCAAACCAGCCAGAGCTGGGAGATGCCAACCCGTACTACATGTACTTCTTGTAA
- a CDS encoding replication factor C subunit 3/5, variant, which translates to MAEPMDIDTPISGPASGVQPRNAMAALMANAKGKGKEIASPAAAGKAVDDKEGLPWVEKYRPVSLDDVVSHKDITSTIEKFIEAGRLPHLLLYGPPGTGKTSTVLALARRLYGPAYRKHILELNASDDRGIDVVREQIKNFAMTKVLFSKGFKLVILDEADMMTQAAQSALRRVIEQHTKNVRFCILCNYVNKITPAIQSRCTRFRFSPLPEKEIQVKVDEVVQKEGVNLTDDGRDALLKLSRGDMRRALNVLQACHAAYDIVDETAVYNCTGNPHPRDIERVVQSMMVDEFGTAYSLITTLKIEKGLALQDLIAGAYEFLDTVELPKQSRIYLLDHLGSTEHRLSLGGSEKMQLTALLGAFKVAVELSQRKI; encoded by the exons ATGGCAGAACCAATGGACATAGACACGCCTATTTCCGGCCCAGCTTCCGGCGTCCAACCTCGAAACGCGATGGCGGCGCTCATGGCGAACgcaaagggaaaagggaaggagattgcTTCCCCAGCTGCGGCTGGAAAGGCCGTGGATGATAAAGAGGGCCTTCCTTG GGTGGAGAAGTACAGACCCGTTTCGCTTGACGACGTTGTCTCACACAAGGATATTACCAGTACCA TCGAAAAGTTTATCGAAGCCGGACGATTGCCTCATCTCTTGCTGTACGGACCCCCAG GTACCGGCAAAACATCCACCGTCCTCGCCCTTGCCCGCCGGCTATATGGACCAGCGTACAGGAAACATATCCTCGAGTTGAACGCTTCAGACGATCGAGGGATTGATGTAGTGCGAGAGCAGATTAAGAATTTCGCAATGACCAAGGTGCTTTTCTC AAAAGGGTTCAAATTGGTCATTTTAGATGAAGCGGATATGATGACCCAAGCAGCTCAATCTGCACTTCGTCGAG TGATCGAACAGCACACTAAAAACGTGCGATTCTGTATCCTCTGCAACTATGTCAACAAAATCACCCCTGCTATCCAATCTCGATGTACCAGGTTTAGATTCTCTCCCTTGCCAGAAAAGGAAATACAAGTCAAAGTGGATGAGGTTGTGCAAAAAGAAGG GGTGAACCTTACAGATGATGGTCGGGATGCGCTTCTCAAACTATCTCGAGGCGATATGCGACGGGCCCTCAACGTCCTCCAG GCATGTCACGCGGCGTACGATATAGTTGATGAAACAGCCGTGTACAATTGTACAGGTAACCCCCACCCCAGGGATATCGAGCGTGTCGTACAGAGTATGATGGTGGACGAATTCGGGACTGCTTACTCGc TTATCACCACTCTTAAAATCGAAAAAGGTCTTGCGCTGCAAGATTTGATTGCAGGCGCATACGAATTCTTAGATACGGTCGAATTGCCAAAACAAAGTAGGATATACCTGCTGGATCATCTGGGAAGTACAGA